In Dolichospermum flos-aquae CCAP 1403/13F, the following proteins share a genomic window:
- a CDS encoding peptidylprolyl isomerase: MANPTATLETSLGTITLELFTDVMPITAGNFIKLAKSGFYDGLHFHRVIKNFMVQFGCPYSKDPSSPRAGTGNSPDGCIQDEHPEDGKLSNEPGTLSMANTGRPNSGSCQFFINTVHNHYLDWFTPGQSKHPVFGRVTEGMDVLKAIETTPTGSGDRPTTPVKMIKVTIHE, encoded by the coding sequence ATGGCAAATCCCACCGCAACTCTAGAAACTTCCCTTGGTACTATCACTCTTGAGCTATTCACCGACGTTATGCCCATAACGGCGGGAAATTTCATCAAATTGGCCAAAAGTGGGTTTTATGATGGTCTGCATTTCCACCGTGTAATTAAAAATTTCATGGTGCAGTTTGGTTGTCCCTACAGCAAAGATCCTAGCTCTCCTCGTGCGGGTACAGGTAATAGTCCTGATGGTTGCATTCAAGATGAGCATCCTGAAGATGGAAAACTTTCTAACGAACCAGGAACTCTATCTATGGCTAATACGGGAAGACCTAATAGTGGTAGTTGCCAGTTTTTCATCAACACTGTCCACAATCACTATCTGGATTGGTTTACACCTGGTCAATCTAAACATCCTGTTTTCGGTCGAGTTACTGAAGGGATGGATGTATTAAAAGCCATTGAAACTACTCCCACAGGATCAGGCGATCGCCCCACAACTCCAGTTAAAATGATCAAAGTGACTATCCACGAATAA